The genomic region CTCGGCCGCCGGCAGGCACAGAAGATGGCCTCGACGTACCTCAAGTTCTACCTAAACGAGACCACCGACGCGCATCCGTACGTGCACCCATCGTTCAACACGCTCGGCGCGCGTACCTCGCGCATGTCGTGCGACTCACCGAACCTGCAAAACGTGCCGCGCCTCGGGACGAACAAGTTCGCCGACGCGGTGCGCAACTGCATCACGTCGCGCTACGTTTCGCCGGAGCTGCTGCTCAAGTTCGACGCCGAGGGCTTCACCCAGCGGGACGCGGTGGAGCACGGCTGCCTGATGTTCTGCGACTTCGCACAGATCGAGATGCGAATCCTTACGCACCTGTCCGAGGACGAGCACATGATCGCCGCGTTCCACGGCGACGAGGACTTCTTCGTGACGCTGGCGCGCGCCATCTACCACGACGAGACCATCGACAAGAAGGATCCCCGACGACGTGTGACAAAAAACGCTGGCTACGCCACCGTGTATGGCGCGGGCATCCGCAAGTTCGCGCTGACCGCGGGCGTCAGCGAGGCGGAGGCGCGCGAGTTCTTCCGCCGCTGGAACGCGCTCTACCCTGGCGTCCTGCGCTGGCAGCAGTCCATCATCCAGGAGGCCAGCTTCGAGAAGCTCGAGACCGGCCAGGCGGCGGTGCGGTCGCTGCTGACGAACCGGCGGTACGTTGGCGACAGCGGCAAGGAGTACGCGCTGGCGAACTACAAGATCCAGGGCATGGCCGCCGAGATCAACAAGATGAAGCTCGTCGAGCTGGACAACGCGGGACTCGGGCCGTGGATGATCGCCACGGTGCACGACGAGGTCATTCTCGACGTCCCGGGAGAGCACGTCCTCGACGTGGCGCACATGCTCGAGAAGGTCATGAACGACGACACGCTGCTCTCGGTGCCGGTTCGCGCGGAGATCGCGTTTGGTCATAGGTGGGGCAAGAAAAGGGACTGGGTTAAGACAGCTTAGGAGGAGCACGTGCCTCAGGCACACGAGTACTGGCGTGAGATACTGGAGAACGTTAAGACCAGCGACGTGGTCTGCGTGACGCTCGACCGCGGGATCAGGTTCAGCGGGCAGGTCGTCGACGTGGACGACTTCGCCGTCAAGCTGGAGACCGAGCAGGATGACAAGACGCTGTCACACGTCGTAGACCTTCTCGGCATCGTGGCCGTGTCGACCGATGTCCGACACGCCTAGGCTCATCATCGGCGTCGATCCAGGCCAGGCCACCGGTCTGGCCTGGATGCTGGACGACGATTTTATGTCGGTCGACACGACGCCGCTCGAGGCCTGTGACAAGATCTCACGTATGCTGCGGCTGCGCGGCGATCGATCGGCGGTGGTCGCCGTGGAACGGTACAACATCACCCAGCGCACCGTGAAGCTCAGCCGCCAGTATGACGCGCTGGAGATCATCGGCGTGTGCCGCTGGTTGGCGCACGCGCACCGCGCGACGTTCGTGCTGCAGGGTGCGTCGGACGCCCAGCGCTGCGGCAACCGTGAGGTGCTCCGGACGCTCGGCTGGTGGTCTCCGGGCGGCGACCACCGCAACAAGGCCGCCGCGCAGGTCGCCCTCGCGTACCAGCAGACCTTTCCGCACGAGTTTGCGTCGCGGCTCGAACCTGGTACGATTATCTAGTCGGTACGGCGACTAGAGACGGAGGACGAAAGATGACCACTCTTATGGGAAGCGGCAGCCCGCTTGAGCGTACCTGGTACTTTACGTTCGGGGCGGGGCACGTGCACCCGCGGACCGGGGCGTCGCTCGCGGACCACTACACCACTGTCACCGCCACCTCGCCCGACGCGGCGCGCGAGCAGATGATGCGCATCTTCGACAACCAGTGGGCGTTCCAGTACGAGTCGGCCGAGAAGGCCGGCGTCGAGCGGTTCGGCCTCAAGCACGTGCCGTGCGTGTCATACTCGCCGGGCGAGCTGCTGCCACCGACGGCGCACGAGCAAGAGCGCGGGTCGTGGCGTCTTCAGATGCTGACGTTCTTCGACCATCTCGAGCCGCCGGAGAACTACTACGTGATACCGTGCTACCCGACCTTCGAGGAGCTGCGGCGCGTCATGGACGCTTACGGCGTCCCGGCGAGCGCCACGGTCGAGTACGCGGACTGCGGCAGCCACGCGCTCACCGTCGAGTGGGACACCCCGCTAAAGCGGGAGCTCGAGCGGCGGCACCAGGCGGAGCTCGAAGCGTATCTCGACGCCGAGGACGAGGACGAGTACGAGGACGAGGACGAGGACGAGGACGAGGACGAGGACGAGGTGCCTGACCTTGCCTAGCATCGAGCTCGGCGACGGCGTCATTCGGATCACGACGCGCTCCACGGACAAGGAGCAGGTAAAGCTCGTTCCCGGCTCTCGCTGGGATCCCGACGAGAAGATCTGGACCACGCCGCTTACCTGGGCGGCGTGCGTCCAGCTCCGTGGGATCTTCGGCGACCTCCTGGAGGTCGGACCGAGGCTGACGCGCTGGTCGCTCGACGAGTTCGAGCGTCGGATCAGGCCGACCCTGGAGCTGCGCGCGCTCGTCGACGCGTCGGCGCTGTTCGACCGGAAGGTCTGGCTGACGTCCGACGTCGAGCCCTACGACTTCCAGGTCTGCGGCGCACGGTTTCTCACCGCGGCCGGTTCGGCGCTGTTGAACGACGACATGGGCGTAGGCAAGACCATGCAGGCACTCGCGGCGCTCGGACCCGAGGCGCTGCCCGCGCTGGTAATCTGTCCGAACTCGGTGAAGCGGTCGTGGGAGCGCCACGCGGACCGGTACCACCGGTACGCGACGCCGTACGTCGTCACCGGCGGAGCGGCGGGCCGGCGTAAGATCATCGAGCAGGCCGCCGGCGACCCGTTCGCCCTTGTGATCATCAACATCGAGGCGGTGCGGCTACTGTCTCGCCTCGCGCCGTACGGCTCGATGCGGCTGGCGCGCTGCCGCGAGTGTGACCCGCGTCACGGCGACGAGACGCTGACGGCGACGCGGTGTGAGGTGCATCGCAAGGAGCTCAACGGCTTCGGCTTCAAGACGGTGATCCTGGACGAGGCGCATCGGATCAAGGAGCCGAAGTCGAAGCAGACCCGCGCCGTGTGGGCGGTCGGACACGATCCAACGGTCGTGACCCGCTGGGCTCTCACCGGCACCGCGATCGCGAACCACGTCGGCGATCTCTGGTCCATCATGCACTTCGTCGCGCCGGACGAGTACCCGAACAGGTCGAAGTACGTCGATCGTTATGCTCTTCAAAGCTGGAACGCGTTCGGCGGTCTCGACATCATCGGCATCA from Patescibacteria group bacterium harbors:
- a CDS encoding DNA polymerase, with product LGRRQAQKMASTYLKFYLNETTDAHPYVHPSFNTLGARTSRMSCDSPNLQNVPRLGTNKFADAVRNCITSRYVSPELLLKFDAEGFTQRDAVEHGCLMFCDFAQIEMRILTHLSEDEHMIAAFHGDEDFFVTLARAIYHDETIDKKDPRRRVTKNAGYATVYGAGIRKFALTAGVSEAEAREFFRRWNALYPGVLRWQQSIIQEASFEKLETGQAAVRSLLTNRRYVGDSGKEYALANYKIQGMAAEINKMKLVELDNAGLGPWMIATVHDEVILDVPGEHVLDVAHMLEKVMNDDTLLSVPVRAEIAFGHRWGKKRDWVKTA
- a CDS encoding DEAD/DEAH box helicase — protein: MPSIELGDGVIRITTRSTDKEQVKLVPGSRWDPDEKIWTTPLTWAACVQLRGIFGDLLEVGPRLTRWSLDEFERRIRPTLELRALVDASALFDRKVWLTSDVEPYDFQVCGARFLTAAGSALLNDDMGVGKTMQALAALGPEALPALVICPNSVKRSWERHADRYHRYATPYVVTGGAAGRRKIIEQAAGDPFALVIINIEAVRLLSRLAPYGSMRLARCRECDPRHGDETLTATRCEVHRKELNGFGFKTVILDEAHRIKEPKSKQTRAVWAVGHDPTVVTRWALTGTAIANHVGDLWSIMHFVAPDEYPNRSKYVDRYALQSWNAFGGLDIIGINPQTRDEFFKILDTRYRRTPKALVLSQLPAKVRSTRWVEMTPKQRKAYDELDSRLTTLMADGTPLTVADNLVKNTRMLQLASSYADVEWVETPETTDKDRCECRRLGWAEHAVGCRRRWRCVVTPTEPSPKLDAMEEIIDESGGKPLVIAAQHAKLLALAQRRLDKLKIPYGRIVGDVSEYDRQVALDRFRSGALQVMLITIDA